Proteins from a single region of Paraburkholderia sp. ZP32-5:
- a CDS encoding MFS transporter, whose translation MQADRTLNIATLVEEQKIGRFAVGLLFWCFLIMLMDGYDQTAVSFAAPALIKEWHVARGGFGPVFGAGLFGTLIGSFIFGYLGDRLGRKKAIVIGSLFFGALTYASVWASSLQQLMLLRFLAGIGMGGVVPNAVALVAEYAPKRLRATWVTLMFSGFSIGAGSGGLVSSALIHRYGWSIMFAVGGAGSLLIGLLVIFTLPESAKLLVIRQRNPQMLRNLIARLRPELSIPADAQFVPGEVREKKRFVLKLIFSDGLAAITPLLWIVFIVNSMALYFLQNWLPILMEGMGIDPRGASLITMMFSVGGVLGGLILCRFVDRHGVAAIISLPVIGLPVVASLGHGSSQGWLMLAVFATGFCVVGAQYGLYAVAGMIYPTSFRSAGVGSAISVGKIGSVSGPVIGGLLLAMHLPITQLFYAASLLFLIAAVSSTILALLYRTRFGERRAAADAAAQAAAESV comes from the coding sequence TGTCGTTCGCGGCGCCCGCCCTCATCAAGGAATGGCACGTCGCGCGCGGGGGCTTCGGGCCTGTGTTCGGCGCGGGCCTGTTCGGCACGCTGATCGGCTCGTTTATCTTCGGCTATCTCGGCGACCGGCTCGGCCGCAAGAAGGCGATCGTCATCGGCAGTCTTTTCTTCGGCGCGCTGACCTATGCGTCGGTGTGGGCGAGTTCGCTGCAGCAACTGATGCTGCTGCGTTTTCTGGCCGGTATCGGCATGGGCGGCGTGGTGCCGAACGCGGTCGCGCTGGTGGCCGAATATGCACCCAAGCGCCTGCGCGCGACATGGGTCACGCTGATGTTCTCGGGCTTTTCGATCGGCGCCGGTTCGGGCGGACTGGTTTCGTCGGCGCTGATTCATCGCTACGGCTGGTCGATCATGTTCGCGGTGGGCGGTGCCGGTTCGCTGCTGATCGGGCTGCTGGTGATCTTCACGCTGCCTGAATCCGCGAAGCTGCTGGTGATCCGGCAGCGTAATCCGCAGATGCTGCGCAATCTGATCGCGCGCCTGCGTCCCGAACTGAGCATTCCGGCCGACGCGCAGTTCGTGCCCGGCGAAGTGCGCGAGAAAAAGCGCTTCGTGCTGAAGCTGATCTTCTCCGATGGCCTCGCCGCGATTACGCCGCTGCTGTGGATCGTGTTCATCGTGAACTCGATGGCACTGTATTTCCTGCAGAACTGGCTGCCGATCCTGATGGAAGGCATGGGTATCGATCCGCGCGGCGCGAGCCTGATCACGATGATGTTCTCGGTGGGCGGTGTGCTCGGCGGGCTGATTCTGTGCCGCTTCGTCGATCGCCATGGTGTTGCCGCGATCATCTCGCTGCCCGTGATCGGTCTGCCGGTCGTTGCATCGCTTGGTCATGGTTCGTCGCAAGGCTGGTTGATGCTCGCCGTGTTTGCCACCGGCTTTTGCGTGGTGGGCGCGCAATACGGGCTGTATGCGGTGGCCGGCATGATCTATCCGACGTCGTTCCGCTCGGCGGGGGTCGGCAGTGCGATCTCGGTGGGCAAGATAGGCTCGGTGTCGGGGCCGGTGATCGGCGGCCTGCTGCTGGCGATGCATCTGCCGATCACGCAACTGTTCTACGCGGCGTCGCTGCTGTTCCTGATTGCCGCGGTGTCCTCGACGATCCTCGCGCTGCTGTATCGCACGCGCTTCGGCGAACGGCGCGCCGCCGCTGACGCGGCCGCGCAAGCCGCCGCTGAATCGGTATAA